The segment GGGATATTACCTGTGACAGTGACGGTGAAATCCGCTTTAAACCGGAAACCCCTCTCTATCTGCATGATATAGATTTGGATGAAGAAGAATATTTTCTCGGTTTTTTCAACGTCGGAGCCTACCAGGAGACATTGGGGATGAATCACAATTTATTTACCCATCCGAGTGAGTGTACGATTCTCATCAACGACACGGGATATGAGATTGAAAACTTTACGGAATCTGATAATCTCCTCAATATTCTCGAAGATATCGGATATGACTCCTCAAAACTTCTAACCAACCTTAAAAATAAACTTGCTGTTAGCGATTTTAGGACAGAAGAAGAAAAAAGTGATACACTTCAAAAACTAGAAATGTACCTCTATCAAAACGGGTATCTCCGAACCACACGCTAAGGATTGAATTTGGGACTTTTTTCAGATATAGCCGAAGATTTTTCGAACGTTTATAAAAATGACCCGGCTATAAGTTCTAAAATTGAACTCTTTTTTAACTATCCGGGCGTATGGGCGATCTTTTGGTACCGTATCGCCAATCGTTTCTATCGAAAAGGGTTCCGCTCCATTGCCCGTCTCATCATGGGGCTTAATCAAATCATTACCAACATTGATATCCATCCGGGTGCGACGATAGGACGACGTGTTTTTATCGACCACGGCTTCGGTGTCGTTATCGGACAAACGACGGTTATCGAAGATGATGTCTTGATCTATCAAGGGGTAACACTCGGCGGTGTCAGCCTCATTGCCGGAAAACGCCATCCGACGATCAAAAGCGGTGTCGTTATCGGTGCCGGAGCTAAAGTACTGGGCAATATCACGGTCGGTGCCAACTCTAAGATCGGAGCGAACTCCGTAGTAGTTCGTGAAGTACCCGACAATAGTACGGCGATAGGGATTCCGGCTCACGTTATCCAAAAAGGGCGGGACAAAGATCCATTCAGCCATAACAAACTTCCCGATATCAATAAAGAGATGTTCGAATACCTACTCCGACGTGTCGCTGTATTGGAACACTATATGGTTCAGGACAATAAAGAGATTTTGGAACAAGACTTACAGCTTGAAAATATCTATGAATCGTTTATCAAGGCAATGAAACATTGATCGTTAAGATCATTTTTTTTACTGCATTAATTCTAATATCC is part of the Sulfuricurvum sp. genome and harbors:
- the cysE gene encoding serine O-acetyltransferase, with product MGLFSDIAEDFSNVYKNDPAISSKIELFFNYPGVWAIFWYRIANRFYRKGFRSIARLIMGLNQIITNIDIHPGATIGRRVFIDHGFGVVIGQTTVIEDDVLIYQGVTLGGVSLIAGKRHPTIKSGVVIGAGAKVLGNITVGANSKIGANSVVVREVPDNSTAIGIPAHVIQKGRDKDPFSHNKLPDINKEMFEYLLRRVAVLEHYMVQDNKEILEQDLQLENIYESFIKAMKH